AGCAAGAGAGCAGGATCATGGCCTGGAACGTCAGCTCGATCAGAAACTGATCGAAAAGGCGAAACCCGCTCTCGAAAGCCGTCAGCCCGTAACGATCGACATGCCGGTAACGAACGAAGACCGTACCATCGGCGCCATGCTTTCGGGAGAAGTCGCCCGCCGCTTCGGCGAAGAGGGCCTTCCCGACGATACGATCCATATTCGCATGCAGGGTTATGCAGGCCAGAGCTTCGGCGCCTTTTTGATGAAAGGCATCACGATCGAGCAGGACGGGCAGGCGAACGACTACGTGGGCAAAGGCATGTGCGGCGGACGTTTGATTATCCGCACGCCGGCTAACTCGGCTTATGATCCGGCACGTAATATCCTCATCGGCAACACCTGTTTATACGGAGCGACATCGGGCGAGGTCTACGTGAACGGTATGGCCGGCGAACGTTTTGCCGTCCGTAACTCGGGCGTGCATGCCGTCGTCGAAGGCGTCGGCGATCATGGCTGCGAATACATGACGGGAGGACGTGTCGTCGTTCTCGGCGATACGGGCCGCAACTTTGCCGCCGGTATGTCGGGCGGTATCGCCTACGTCTGGGATCCCGATCATACCTTCGCTTCGCGCGTAAACACTGGTATGGTCGATCTGGAACAGCTCACCGATACCGAAGAGATCGATCAGCTGTTGCATATGATCACCCGTCACCGCGAATACACGGGGTCTTTGCGAGCCGAGTTTATCCTGAAAACGTGGGAAGAGCAGCTCGACAACTTCGTGAAGGTGATCCCGGGCGATTATAAACTCGCCCTGCAGCGACTCGAAGAAGAAAAACTGACAAATAAAAGTAGCGAGGAAGAGGAAGTTTTACATCATTAAAATCCGGATGGTATTTGAATGGGTAAGATAACCGGCTTCATGGACTACCGGCGCTCCGAGATCTCGAAGCAGCCGGTAGAAGAACGGATCAAGCATTTCAAAGAGTTCGAGAAGACCTTTGACGAAAATACGGCGCGCGTCCAGGGCGCGCGCTGTATGGATTGCGGCATTCCCTTCTGCCACGGAGAAACCGGCTGCCCCGTGGATAACCTCATCCCCGAATGGAACGACCTCGTCTACAGAGGCCTCTGGCAGGAAGCCCTTCAGAATCTGCATTCGACGAATAACTTTCCCGAATTCACGGGTATGCTATGCCCCGCGCCCTGCGAATCGGCATGCGTTCTCGGGTTAACCGACCCGCCTGTGGCGATCAAGTCCATAGAGCGCTTCATCATCGACCGCGGCTTCGAAGAAGGCTGGGTGGAACCGCTCCCGCCGAAAGCGCTGTCGGATCGTTCCGTGGCCATTATCGGATCGGGCCCGGCCGGACTGGCGGCCGCCCAGCAGCTGCGACGTGCCGGCCACGATGTGACCATCTTTGAAAGAGAGGATCGCATCGGCGGACTGATGCGTTATGGCATCCCCGATTTTAAATTCGAGAAATGGCGCATCGATCGGCGGCTCGATCAGCTGAAAAAGGAAGGCGTTCAGTTCCGAACGGGCGTCAATGTCGGCGTCGACATCTCTCTCGATGAATTGCGCACGCAGTTCGATGCCGTCATCCTTGCCATGGGAGCTGAAGAACCGCGACGCATTCCGATCCCCGGCGCCGATTTAAAAGGCGTGCACTTCGCCATGGATTACCTGACGCAGGCGAATCGATTTGTGGCTGGTGAAAAGGTCGCCGATCAGATCACGGCCACGGATAAACACGTCATCGTCATCGGCGGCGGCGACACCGGATCGGATTGTATCGGTACGGCGAATCGGCAGGGAGCGAAATCGGTCACTCAGCTCGACTATAATCCCGAGCCTCCAAAAGAACGCACGGACGACGATCCGTGGCCGCTGTATCCTCGCATTCTGCGCACTTCTACGTCGCAGGAAGAGGGAGTGGAACGAAAATGGAGTCTGCATACGAAAAGCTTTCGCGGCGAATCGGGTCGCGTCGTCGCCGTGACGGGTAACCAGGTCGTTAAAAAATCGCGCACCGAGATCATCGACATCCCCGGAACGGAATTCGAGATCCCCGCCGATCTTGTTCTCATCGCTATTGGATTCACGGGCCCGAAGGCCTCTCCTCTGATCGATCAGCTGAAACAGGCCGGTGTTGCCTTCGATTCACGTCAGAACGTAAAGGCATCGTTCGGCGTCGGCGGCGACCACTTCACGACTACGGCGCCGGGCATCTTTGCCGCCGGTGACGTGCGCCGCGGTCAGTCCATCATCGTCTGGGCCATCTCAGAAGGCAGGAAATGCGCCCAGGTCGTCGATCGTTACCTGACCGCTCTGAAAAAAGCCGACTGATTGGTCAGGCTTTTCAATGACAGCCATCACATCCGCATGATTTTCCCGTTCGAGCCTTCTCAAAGGACTCGCGGCCTTCGCGAAAGGCGAACCATGCGATGGCGAGAGATCCGACGGCGTCAACATAAGGCAACCTGAACAGTTCATAAAGCAGCGATGCCGTTAGCAGCACAAAAGAAAGCTGAAGACAGGTACGTGTACAGTTTGCGTCGGCGAGAACGGCCTGTGATTGCAGCGCCGCTCCGGCACGGCGTTTCTCGCGAATCAGAAGCCACATGGTAAGAATTGAAACCAGCGAAATGATGACGCCGGCAACGGTCGCATCCGGGCGATGATCGCTGACGATGCTCATAATAGCGCCTGCCGGCAACGCTACGGCCAGAACAATAAATCCGATTCCCGTTATGCGAAGGGCCGTCTTTTCGAAACGATCGGAATCCACGTCCGCTCCGATATTCTGCATCCGCCAGACCATATGTGCGATTCCGATGCCTGAGATCACCTCTACAAAGCTATCGACGCCAAAACCGAACAGCGACAGGGACTCATCATCGGCTCCGAAGAAGATCGAAACAAGCCCTTCGATCAGATTATAAGAGATTGTGATGAATGCAAGAATAGCGACAATTCGCAACCATCGACGACGCTCATCTTGCGCTTCCAGAACGACTTCCGATTCCATAACGGCAATGTAATGGAAAAGACGGCCACAGTCAAAATGGATTTCCTTATGCCTTGCAGGCTTTCCACTAAACTCACGCCAGCCCGCCCGTTCCGTCCGCGTAATGAAGAATGGTCGAGCGACAGCGCCTCGCGTCAAAACAGAACAGTCGACTTTTTGAGTCCAATTGCCCCATTCCGTAAATTTTTTTGCATCCGTTCCGCTCATTCCGCACCTTGAAGTTCAATGAGAGGTTCCCTATGCCACAATTCCTGACATTACCGGAGGAGGTGGCCGCTGTCTTCGGTGATGCCGCCCCAAAATTTGTTGACTTTCTCGTCTCTACCTTCTCTCTACAGAAGGAGGAAGTCGCTCATATGTCAGCACTCACGTTCGAAAATAAGCTCGAGAAAGCAACCGGCGTCATTCGTCTGGAGATTGCCGAGCTGCGAACCGACACGCAAACCGCCATCGCCGAACTCAGGACTGACACACAGACCGCCATCGCCGAACTCAGGACTGATACACGGACTGCCATCGCCGAGCTCAGGACTGAGATGCAGGCCTCTATTGGTGAACTCCGGACTGAGGTGCAGACTTCTATCGCCGAATTGAGAACAGAGACTCAATCATCTATAGCAGAGGTTCGTCTTGAAGTTGCAGAGCTGCGCGCTGAAATGAAGGCAGACTTCGCCGATGTTCAGAAGCAGATATCGGGGCTTCATAAAGACATCACCTCGCAGACAAAGTGGATTCTTGCCGGCCTTGCGACAGCAGTAACGATGTATCCGATCCTTGTGCGCCTGGTGGATCGGTTAATCTAATACGTATTCCCCCTGAAGGGGACTTCCCCACGCCAGGACAAAGGCGTGGGGAAGCATACTTACATTCCGATTACGGTGCCGCCATCAACACGGATAACGTTACCCGTGATAAAGCCGGCGTCGTCGGAACAGAGAAAGCGAACGACGCGCGAAATGTCTTTCACCTCGCCGGGACGGCCAAGCGGAACGGACTTACGCAGCTCCTCCTTTACGGCATCAGGAAGGGCGTCGGTGAGATCCGTGCGTACATATCCGGGGCATATCGCATTACAGAGCAGGCCCTTCTTCGCGTATTCGCGAGCGACCACCTTTGTGAATCCGATAAGACCCGATTTGCTGGACGCATAGTTCGCCTGTCCTGCCTGACCGAGCAGACCCGAAATGGAGCTGATGTTTACGACTCGACCGCCGCTCTTCGCCTTCATAAGCATAGAGAGGAAGGCCTTCGTTACGAGGAACGGCCCTTTCAGGTTCACGTCCATAACGACGTCCCACTCTTCTTCTTTCATGCGAAGCAGTAGATTGTCTCGCAGGATACCTGCATTGTTCACGAGGAAGTCGAGTCCCCCGAACTCATTCTTCACACGCTCAGCGGCGGCGTCAACGTCGGCGCTGTTAATTACGTTACAGGCGATGCCGATCGTTTTGACGCCGTAGGTTTCGGCGATCTCTTTCGCAGTACGATCACAATCTTCCTGTTTTACATCGAGGATTACCTGGTTTGCACCCCAGGCCGCCAGATCTTCAGCAATGGCACGACCGATGCCGCGGGCAGAACCCGTGACAAGAGCCGTCTTGCCCTGAAAAGGTTTTTCAGACATGTCGCAAAATGAAAAGGCGAAAGAAGGGCACAACTCTTTTTCAAACGAGCGCTTGAATTGCACTCTTCGCCATATCGTAACGCCGTCGTAATACGGATCCCCCTTCATTGAGGTTTATGAGTATGACCCTCGAACGACGACCCGATGAAAAGCAAACCGCTCTGATTGAAGAGCGCATAGGAGAAAGGCCCGTCTTTTCGGCCTATGAAGTCGGACGGGCAACGATCATTCGGGAGACGCTTCAGGCGCAGACCGGCTACAGCTTCACTCTGCCGCGGGAAGATCAGAGCCCGGTCGAAATTTTTGAGCTGTATCAGGAGTTTCCAGAGCTGGATTTCCTGCCCGTACGCGACGGCTCCGGTTGGATTACGGGATACCTGACACGACAGACGTTTCTGGCCTCGCTCAGCGAATCGCAATTCTCGCGTGATCTTCTTTTTAGAAAGGAGGCACGACTCAACAACCTGATCAATCGTGATATCGTCTGCCTGAACGCCCATACGAATCTTTCAGAGGCGTCCGAAATACTGATGCGCCGACCCGATCGGATGCGCTTCGATCCTTTCGTCGTCACGCTTGACAGGCATTTCTTCGGCATCTCGACGGTGGATCGCGTCATTCGCGGAATCAACTACTTCCTCACCCGCGAGATGGAAGCCGTGCGCGATGCGCAAGTCCGAATCCTCGAAGCGCCCTGTATTCCCCCGGAAATCGAGCATGAGCTTCGCCATCATGCCCATGTTCAGCCCTTTCAGGGACCGGGCGGGGACTTTGCGAAAGTCTATGAAATCGATGATCGCTTCGCTGTGGCTACGCTCTTTGACGTTTGCGGGAAGGGCGTAAAGGCGGCCGCTATGGTTTCGGTACTCGGTACTCTTCTTCATACGATGTGGAAGGAGTTACAGAAACATCCTTCGTTCAGTCTTCGCACTCTCGAAAACGAGCTTTACAGATTGAATAACGAGCTTGTGAAGCTCAGCTCTCTGGAGATGTACGCTACGGGCGTCGTCTGCCTGATCGACAAACAGAATTACGTGCTCTCAGTATTTGATTACGGCCACGGGATGATCTGGCTTAGAA
This region of Leptonema illini DSM 21528 genomic DNA includes:
- a CDS encoding beta-ketoacyl-ACP reductase, which translates into the protein MSEKPFQGKTALVTGSARGIGRAIAEDLAAWGANQVILDVKQEDCDRTAKEIAETYGVKTIGIACNVINSADVDAAAERVKNEFGGLDFLVNNAGILRDNLLLRMKEEEWDVVMDVNLKGPFLVTKAFLSMLMKAKSGGRVVNISSISGLLGQAGQANYASSKSGLIGFTKVVAREYAKKGLLCNAICPGYVRTDLTDALPDAVKEELRKSVPLGRPGEVKDISRVVRFLCSDDAGFITGNVIRVDGGTVIGM
- a CDS encoding glutamate synthase subunit beta, which gives rise to MGKITGFMDYRRSEISKQPVEERIKHFKEFEKTFDENTARVQGARCMDCGIPFCHGETGCPVDNLIPEWNDLVYRGLWQEALQNLHSTNNFPEFTGMLCPAPCESACVLGLTDPPVAIKSIERFIIDRGFEEGWVEPLPPKALSDRSVAIIGSGPAGLAAAQQLRRAGHDVTIFEREDRIGGLMRYGIPDFKFEKWRIDRRLDQLKKEGVQFRTGVNVGVDISLDELRTQFDAVILAMGAEEPRRIPIPGADLKGVHFAMDYLTQANRFVAGEKVADQITATDKHVIVIGGGDTGSDCIGTANRQGAKSVTQLDYNPEPPKERTDDDPWPLYPRILRTSTSQEEGVERKWSLHTKSFRGESGRVVAVTGNQVVKKSRTEIIDIPGTEFEIPADLVLIAIGFTGPKASPLIDQLKQAGVAFDSRQNVKASFGVGGDHFTTTAPGIFAAGDVRRGQSIIVWAISEGRKCAQVVDRYLTALKKAD
- a CDS encoding PP2C family protein-serine/threonine phosphatase, translated to MTLERRPDEKQTALIEERIGERPVFSAYEVGRATIIRETLQAQTGYSFTLPREDQSPVEIFELYQEFPELDFLPVRDGSGWITGYLTRQTFLASLSESQFSRDLLFRKEARLNNLINRDIVCLNAHTNLSEASEILMRRPDRMRFDPFVVTLDRHFFGISTVDRVIRGINYFLTREMEAVRDAQVRILEAPCIPPEIEHELRHHAHVQPFQGPGGDFAKVYEIDDRFAVATLFDVCGKGVKAAAMVSVLGTLLHTMWKELQKHPSFSLRTLENELYRLNNELVKLSSLEMYATGVVCLIDKQNYVLSVFDYGHGMIWLRRNNRVHVLRNPGSDPSMPFIGITENLRLNPFSFRIKPGDLLLTCSDGIVEQANHNREMYGPVRVMEAFQIASADSLPEMNRQILDDWTEFRGGARIRDDLSLLLLQID
- a CDS encoding LA_3696 family protein, which translates into the protein MPQFLTLPEEVAAVFGDAAPKFVDFLVSTFSLQKEEVAHMSALTFENKLEKATGVIRLEIAELRTDTQTAIAELRTDTQTAIAELRTDTRTAIAELRTEMQASIGELRTEVQTSIAELRTETQSSIAEVRLEVAELRAEMKADFADVQKQISGLHKDITSQTKWILAGLATAVTMYPILVRLVDRLI
- a CDS encoding cation transporter → MESEVVLEAQDERRRWLRIVAILAFITISYNLIEGLVSIFFGADDESLSLFGFGVDSFVEVISGIGIAHMVWRMQNIGADVDSDRFEKTALRITGIGFIVLAVALPAGAIMSIVSDHRPDATVAGVIISLVSILTMWLLIREKRRAGAALQSQAVLADANCTRTCLQLSFVLLTASLLYELFRLPYVDAVGSLAIAWFAFREGRESFEKARTGKSCGCDGCH